In Camelus bactrianus isolate YW-2024 breed Bactrian camel chromosome 34, ASM4877302v1, whole genome shotgun sequence, one genomic interval encodes:
- the NANOG gene encoding homeobox protein NANOG isoform X2, with protein MSADADCPQSLLCPEASNSRETSPMPEPYGPEEDYTSLQMSSAETADTETVSPLPSSMDLLIQDSPDSSTSPRVKPLPTSAESSTEKQEEKVQVKKQKVRTVFSQTQLCVLNDRFQRQKYLSLQQMQELSNILNLSYKQVKTWFQNQRMKCKRWQKNNWPRNSSSVTQGCLANTSGNLPMWGNQTWNSPTWNSQTWNSQSWGSHSWNSQPWCPQAWNNQTWNNQAWNSQFSNCVEEFLQPHIQLQQNSPFSDLEAALESAGESHNVIQQAAKYVSPQQQIMDLFPSYSMNMQPEDV; from the exons ATGAGCGCCGACGCCGATTGTCCCCAAAGCCTGCTTTGCCCCGAAGCATCCAATTCTAGGGAGACTTCACCAATGCCTGAGCCTTATGGGCCTGAAGAAGATTACACATCCTTGCAGATGTCATCTGCTGAGACAGCCGACACGGAGACTG tctctcctcttccttcctccatgGATCTGCTTATTCAGGACAGCCCTGATTCTTCCACCAGCCCCAGAGTAAAACCACTGCCCACTTCTGCAGAGAGCAGcacagagaagcaggaagagaagGTCCAGGTCAAGAAACAGAAGGTCAGAACCGTGTTCTCCCAGACCCAGCTGTGTGTGCTCAATGACAGATTCCAGAGGCAGAAATACCTCAGCCTCCAGCAGATGCAAGAACTTTCCAACATCCTGAACCTTAGCTACAAACAG GTTAAGACCTGGTTCCAGAACCAGAGAATGAAATGTAAGCGGTGGCAGAAGAACAACTGGCCAAGGAACAGCAGCAGCGTGAC CCAAGGATGCCTGGCGAATACTTCCGGAAACCTTCCCATGTGGGGTAACCAGACCTGGAATAGCCCAACTTGGAACAGCCAGACCTGGAACAGCCAGTCTTGGGGCAGTCACTCCTGGAACAGTCAGCCCTGGTGCCCCCAAGCCTGGAATAACCAGACTTGGAACAACCAGGCCTGGAACAGTCAGTTCAGCAACTGTGTCGAGGAATTCCTGCAGCCCCACATCCAACTCCAGCAAAACTCTCCTTTCAGTGATTTGGAGGCCGCCTTGGAAAGTGCTGGGGAAAGCCATAATGTAATACAGCAAGCTGCTAAGTATGTCAGTCCCCAGCAGCAGATCATGGATTTATTCCCCAGTTACTCCATGAACATGCAGCCTGAAGATGTGTGA
- the NANOG gene encoding homeobox protein NANOG isoform X1: MSADADCPQSLLCPEASNSRETSPMPEPYGPEEDYTSLQMSSAETADTETVSPLPSSMDLLIQDSPDSSTSPRVKPLPTSAESSTEKQEEKVQVKKQKVRTVFSQTQLCVLNDRFQRQKYLSLQQMQELSNILNLSYKQVKTWFQNQRMKCKRWQKNNWPRNSSSVTQGSATTEYPGLYSYHQGCLANTSGNLPMWGNQTWNSPTWNSQTWNSQSWGSHSWNSQPWCPQAWNNQTWNNQAWNSQFSNCVEEFLQPHIQLQQNSPFSDLEAALESAGESHNVIQQAAKYVSPQQQIMDLFPSYSMNMQPEDV, encoded by the exons ATGAGCGCCGACGCCGATTGTCCCCAAAGCCTGCTTTGCCCCGAAGCATCCAATTCTAGGGAGACTTCACCAATGCCTGAGCCTTATGGGCCTGAAGAAGATTACACATCCTTGCAGATGTCATCTGCTGAGACAGCCGACACGGAGACTG tctctcctcttccttcctccatgGATCTGCTTATTCAGGACAGCCCTGATTCTTCCACCAGCCCCAGAGTAAAACCACTGCCCACTTCTGCAGAGAGCAGcacagagaagcaggaagagaagGTCCAGGTCAAGAAACAGAAGGTCAGAACCGTGTTCTCCCAGACCCAGCTGTGTGTGCTCAATGACAGATTCCAGAGGCAGAAATACCTCAGCCTCCAGCAGATGCAAGAACTTTCCAACATCCTGAACCTTAGCTACAAACAG GTTAAGACCTGGTTCCAGAACCAGAGAATGAAATGTAAGCGGTGGCAGAAGAACAACTGGCCAAGGAACAGCAGCAGCGTGACTCAG GGCTCAGCAACCACAGAATACCCGGGCCTCTATTCTTACCACCAAGGATGCCTGGCGAATACTTCCGGAAACCTTCCCATGTGGGGTAACCAGACCTGGAATAGCCCAACTTGGAACAGCCAGACCTGGAACAGCCAGTCTTGGGGCAGTCACTCCTGGAACAGTCAGCCCTGGTGCCCCCAAGCCTGGAATAACCAGACTTGGAACAACCAGGCCTGGAACAGTCAGTTCAGCAACTGTGTCGAGGAATTCCTGCAGCCCCACATCCAACTCCAGCAAAACTCTCCTTTCAGTGATTTGGAGGCCGCCTTGGAAAGTGCTGGGGAAAGCCATAATGTAATACAGCAAGCTGCTAAGTATGTCAGTCCCCAGCAGCAGATCATGGATTTATTCCCCAGTTACTCCATGAACATGCAGCCTGAAGATGTGTGA